The DNA segment CTCTGAACTCAGGTTCGAATAGTGTATGTTTGAAATTGGTACAGAGTCGAAACCATGTTCGTAAAGAAGTATCTGAGCTGATTCGAGATTGAGCCCGTAAAGGTCAGGTAAAGCGGTTTTTTCAGGGTTTAGTCCCGCAGAGTCTATGAATGCGTCTGTGTAAACAAAGCCTGAAGAGAATCCGGAGGACAGGGTAAAAAAGGCAAGGGAGACAAGAGAGAAGTATTTTGAAGCCGAACCTTTTCTGTATTTCCCTGAAATCATTTTTCCGGCTATTTTTGAAAGAATGAATGACCACAGCATAGACAAAAGCAGTAAAGCGAAATAACTGACGGCCATAAGAATGAAAAATTTTTTAACTGAAGAAGAAGAAATGTCAGTAACTTTGAAAAGAGAAAAGAGAGCAAGTTTCGAAACACCGAACATCACTACAGCGGAGATAAGAGAACCTGTCAGCACCGACAGTGTGAAATTGAAAATCTTCACGGGATTACTTTCATTGTTCTTTTTAGGCATAAGCAATTCTATTCGTTGCCGGAGCCGTTGTCAAATTCCCAGTACTTTTCGGCTTCGTCGGTTAAAGCGCCGAGAACAGCAGTTTTTTTTTCGTTTTGATTGAGTTCACCGAAATATTTAGTGATTCCGGTAAATCTGAATGAATGAAAATATAATCCGATTTTCCCTCCGGATAAAATGAGTGTGTTGTCGTCTGACGAGGAAACAAAAGGGGGCAGAGTGTCTCCGAGAATTACACGACGCCTGACCGAGTCGTTTGGAAACGGCGATGTTCCTGAATTGAACATGTAACATACCTGCACCGGAGAGACACCGTTTGAGAGAAACCGGAAAGCTTCTCTGATTTGTGTGGTGTCTGCGTCCTCCCTGTAAATTGCGGTAAAGACAAGATGCTCTTCATAATCAATCTTGGAGTAACTGATAGAATCTATTATGGAATAGTAAAGTTCATCGAAATAAGAAATAAAACTTTGGACGTATTCCTCCGCTCTTGTTTCGAAAGGAAGATTGAAATCAGACAAATCGCTCAGGGAATCGGAAATTAAGAAATTTAAAGATATGGGCGTTGAATAAACAGTCTCTCTGTCGTACCTCAATCCTGGCAAGAGGTGAACGGTTCCGGAAGTTCTTTCGTCTGCAATGATGATAGGTGATTTCGACGCTAGAAGTAAATTAATTCCGTCGTATAGGAACACTGTGTCATTCATGAAAGTGTCTGAAAAAAGGCACACATAATCGGTGTTCCAGCGCAGCCAGTTTTGAGCAAGATAAAGAGACGTTTGTCTTACGTCGGGAAAAGAAGTAGCGGCAGTTTTTATATCCGGTTTGACAGCCTTTACGGATTCGTTCAGAGCAAAAATTACAGCGTCAATGTTTTCGATCCTTCTGGAATTCCTGTTTAAAAATCTATAAAAGAGCCATTGGTTTAAAAGAGATCTGGGGCTGTCAGGAGCGTATTTGAGCAAATTGTCCGGATCGAGATCAGGTAATTCAAGATAGAGGTCCGGGGGCAGGTTTTCGGAAGGATACCTTACGAAATCGAAGATGATTCCGTCTATGTCATATTTTGACGTCAGTTCTTTCGCAACAGAGCAGAGATAAGATATGACATCTGGATT comes from the candidate division WOR-3 bacterium genome and includes:
- a CDS encoding family 10 glycosylhydrolase, which translates into the protein MIVILFLLVISTNITEDNVKNVRAVWLPSEFIEQAPESFGWFSSQSINTVVIQAVKNGTAYYPSSVLPVHEEINYDPLDLVLTELKQRDLKVYIWINTLLVWSDFRMPEDPEHVLNLHPEWALIDLYDFKRKGFIPIDSLINEGFEGIYLDPSNPDVISYLCSVAKELTSKYDIDGIIFDFVRYPSENLPPDLYLELPDLDPDNLLKYAPDSPRSLLNQWLFYRFLNRNSRRIENIDAVIFALNESVKAVKPDIKTAATSFPDVRQTSLYLAQNWLRWNTDYVCLFSDTFMNDTVFLYDGINLLLASKSPIIIADERTSGTVHLLPGLRYDRETVYSTPISLNFLISDSLSDLSDFNLPFETRAEEYVQSFISYFDELYYSIIDSISYSKIDYEEHLVFTAIYREDADTTQIREAFRFLSNGVSPVQVCYMFNSGTSPFPNDSVRRRVILGDTLPPFVSSSDDNTLILSGGKIGLYFHSFRFTGITKYFGELNQNEKKTAVLGALTDEAEKYWEFDNGSGNE